In Spodoptera frugiperda isolate SF20-4 chromosome 31, AGI-APGP_CSIRO_Sfru_2.0, whole genome shotgun sequence, the genomic window CCATAAAATGTGTACCTACAGTTAGTTtcctattttattaatatttcctatttttttttttcagagcgGACCCGTGCAACAGCAACTCAAGCTCATCCGTATCCATACCTGGCTCAATCTGCGCGACCAAGAAGCAATCCAAAAATGAACCATGTCAAGTAAACAAACTTTGTCAATGGCACAGAAGACGCAAAATTTTAAACGAACTTAATAGGATcacaaaaatagaaaagaaacgGTTAAAATATTTGCGCCGCGAAAAGGCACGGCAGGAAAAAGAAGCCAAAGCTTTACAACGATTAATCAAAAAAGAAAGGGAACTCCGAGAAGCTGAAAGAGCACTAGAAAGATCACCCGAACCAGATTATGGTCCTAATTACAGCGCTTGTTACAGCAAAGGAGCTAATATAGGGTGCAAgcttaaaaagataaaaaacaaaGGCAATGTAAGGCCGTGTCTTGTGTGTGCCATGTATGATAACTGTTACACTCCTCTAAGAAGAAAACCCAAGAAAACCCGGTACGTATCGGTTTGTAAAAAACaccttttaaaaatgtaaaattggACAATTCGTAACAAAGTTACCTAAATCGAACATCACAAAGTTGCAAAATTCTATATCTATCTAAGTAGGtattgtaagtacctacctaattttagTGTGTACAGTTTTATAAGGCAATTTTTGTGATTCTCTTATAACCTTTACTGCCATTCTTCGACTTGAGTCATAAATCTGCTGCTGCCcaagtttagtttttagtttttgttctaTGAGATTGTTAACTCGTGCCCCATAGTAGGTATGTCGCAAGATTCCTACGCCAGTGAAATGCGCCCGCGGTCTGCCGACATTACACTTCTGATGCCAGCAAGATTGCGTCACGCAGGAGAATCGCCGAGTGACGAGTTTGTCCTTCAAACTTATAGGTGCTTAGGGCttcattatattttgatatagaGAAACAATCTGAGAAACTGCTAATAACTTTTGGTCTTGATTGAGAATCAGCTAGTCTTGCAGGCCCAATCACGTCATATATTAACTGGCCTGAAGACCATACGCCATATGGATGCCACTAATATGAGAAGCTAATAGACCtgatttacttaaaaaatatataccacgATGACACCAAAAAGACATTTCGTCTGGTGGCAATCTACAGGCCTCTTTTACGTAAGAGTGGTGGTGATTTGGGGCTCCTATAAAGATTGTAAACATTCAAAATCCataacagagggcttagtataaCCCGTGCGCGGCAAGatgagaccgcgttcggcgctctgattggttggttaattggaGCCGGCCAAACGGAGCGCCGAACACGGTTACATTTCaatctcgtttaacgtaaaacaaactcatactaagccctcagcTTGTTATTGGCATTCTAATACTTTTTAACCCTTTCCTTTCTTTGTTTCAGCCAAAAGGACTCGTTCAATGAAAGATTCTCCAATTTC contains:
- the LOC118276308 gene encoding uncharacterized protein LOC118276308, yielding MINRFRRSTKSCPSEQFCPDCIQKADPCNSNSSSSVSIPGSICATKKQSKNEPCQVNKLCQWHRRRKILNELNRITKIEKKRLKYLRREKARQEKEAKALQRLIKKERELREAERALERSPEPDYGPNYSACYSKGANIGCKLKKIKNKGNVRPCLVCAMYDNCYTPLRRKPKKTRQKDSFNERFSNFCYRICCQFYCCVTVILILGIIFICFC